Proteins from one Dermacentor variabilis isolate Ectoservices chromosome 1, ASM5094787v1, whole genome shotgun sequence genomic window:
- the LOC142572647 gene encoding uncharacterized protein LOC142572647 — MRIMLSAVLCGCLVASATAGSLGGFGGGGYGGGGYGGGGYGGGGYGGGGYGGGGYGGGGYGGGGYGGGGFGGGGGKIIIIKTTGGGGGGYGGGGYGGGGYGGGGFGGGGFGGGGKYGGGGFGGFGGGGYGGGGYGGGGWW, encoded by the exons ATGAGGATTATG CTAAGTGCTGTGCTTTGTGGCTGCCTTGTGGCAAGCGCAACCGCCGGTTCTCTCGGCGGATTTGGCGGTGGCGGCTACGGTGGCGGTGGCTACGGTGGCGGTGGCTACGGTGGTGGCGGCTACGGCGGTGGCGGCTACGGCGGTGGCGGCTACGGCGGTGGCGGCTACGGCGGCGGAGGCTACGGAGGTGGAGGCTTcggaggcggcggcggcaagATCATCATAATCAAGACAActggaggcggaggaggaggctacggAGGGGGTGGATACGGGGGTGGAGGCTACGGGGGCGGAGGCTTCGGCGGAGGTGGCTTCGGCGGAGGCGGAAAGTACGGCGGTGGTGGATTTGGAGGATTtggcggtggtggctacggcggaGGTGGCTACGGCGGTGGCGGGTGGTGGTGA